A stretch of the Brachionichthys hirsutus isolate HB-005 unplaced genomic scaffold, CSIRO-AGI_Bhir_v1 contig_289, whole genome shotgun sequence genome encodes the following:
- the LOC137915732 gene encoding 3-dehydrosphinganine reductase, whose product MMLLVVAAFIVAFVLLLYMISPLISPKPLKLNGAHVVVTGGSSGIGKSIAIECCKQGAFITLVARDEAKLLQAKKEVEKFTINDKQVVLCISVDVSSDYSQVESVIKQAQEKLGPVDMLVNCAGMSVSGKFEELEVDRFKRQMEVNYLGSVYPTRAVITTMKERRMGRIMFVSSQAGQIGLFGYTAYSPSKFALRGLAESLQMEIKPYNIYVTVAYPPDTETPGLAEENKMKPLETKLISETSGVCQPDQVAKVLVRDAVQGNFNSSVGPDGYMLSALTCGMSPVTSITEGLQQIVTMGLFRTIALFYLGSFDSIVRRCMIQREQLKAADKRE is encoded by the exons ATGATGCTCCTTGTCGTGGCTGCCTTCATTGTcgcgtttgtgttgctgttatATATGATATCGCCTCTTATTAGCCCCAAACCGCTGAAACTTAACGGGGCCCACGTCGTG GTGACCGGGGGCTCCAGCGGAATTGGGAAGTCCATTGCAATTGAGTGCTGTAAGCAGGGAGCATTCATCACTTTGGTGGCGAGAGACGAG GCTAAATTGCTTCAAGCAAAGAAAGAGGTGGAGAAGTTTACCATCAATGATAAACAG GTGGTACTCTGCATCTCGGTGGATGTCTCCAGCGATTACAGCCAGGTGGAAAGCGTGATAAAGCAG GCTCAAGAGAAGCTGGGACCCGTCGATATGTTGGTGAACTGTGCCGGAATGTCCGTTTCTGGAAAGTTTGAGGAATTGGAAGTTGATCGTTTCAAA AGGCAGATGGAAGTGAACTACCTGGGCAGTGTTTACCCGACACGGGCCGTCATAACGACAATGAAGGAACGAAGAATGGGCCGGATCATGTTCGTGTCCTCCCAAGCAGGCCAGATCGGCCTGTTCGGATACACCGCCTACTCCCCATCCAAGTTTGCCCTGCGAGGCTTAGCAGAGTCTCTGCAGATGGAG ATAAAGCCATACAATATCTATGTGACTGTGGCTTACCCCCCTGACACGGAAACTCCAGGACTGGCGGAAGAAAATAAGATGAAG CCTCTGGAGACCAAATTAATCTCCGAAACCTCTGGCGTTTGCCAACCAGACCAAGTGGCCAAAGTCCTAGTTCGGGATGCAGTG CAGGGGAACTTCAACAGCTCCGTGGGACCCGATGGTTACATGCTATCGGCCCTGACCTGTGGAATGTCGCCTGTCACGTCAATCACAGAGGGTCTCCAGCAG ATTGTTACCATGGGGTTGTTCCGTACCATCGCCCTCTTCTACCTGGGGAGCTTCGACAGCATCGTGCGCCGCTGCATGATTCAGAGAGAGCAGTTGAAAGCAGCGGACAAGAGAGAGTAA